The Manduca sexta isolate Smith_Timp_Sample1 chromosome 9, JHU_Msex_v1.0, whole genome shotgun sequence genome segment atatttatttatttgtcatagTGTCATAATTCAGCATATCAATAGTACACAAGTGCAATAAAGCCACTGCTAAGTAAAGTGAAGccgaaatatattatcaaatctTCTTTCAGCTGGCGACTACCGCGGCCAGCGCGTCTGCGTCCGCGGTTGGGTGCACCGCCTCAGGCGGCAGGGTAAAGCGCTCATGTTCGTCACGTTGCGCGACGGCACTGGGTTCCTGCAGTGCGTCCTGCACGGTGCCCTGTGCCAGACGTATCATGCTCTCGTCTTGTCTACTGAGTCCTCTGTGTCGTTTAAGGGGAAGTTGGAACAGGTGCCGGAAGGAAAGACGGTGAGATGGTCTTCTTTATTGTTCTTGTGTTTTTTtagatagttttaatttttgacGCATATAAGtggttggaaatattttttttagaattgaatttgttttttttatgtctgttAATTGGTGTACtcaactgattttttttatcttcgcaggcaagataataaaattagttgaGTACACCAACGATTTCTACTGACCTGAGACGTTAAAAAGCgacccaaaataaaaacaaaaaggtttttttttacttaataattctGACATTCTTGACCTTGACAACATATCTAGATATCTATAtcccttaaaaataatattataatagacatACTTTGTGGAAAGTATAACAAATTTGCTATTAAAGAATTAAGAATAACGAACCAGAAATAATTATGATCCCGTGTATATTGGTCGCAGGCACCAGGCGGGCATGAGCTGGCGGTGGACTACTGGGAGCTGATCGGCCTCGCCCCGCCCGGCGGCGCCGACGCCATCCTCAACGAGGAGGCGCTGCCAGACGTCCAGCTCGACAACAGGTAAAACAACTTGAAAGAATAACGCGGTGTGTAAtctaatttttctttaatttcgcactaaatctaaaattttgtaatttatttaaatgctatCGCACACCttatatatgaataagttatttgtTAGTAGTAATAGTTAGTGGGTTGGTGTACTTTGGCATAACTGTGTTGTTGAGTAAAGATAAATTTGAAGGTTTGTATAACGTCTTTATAAaggcatttaatatatattgtgaaTCTAAAGGTGTCCTTGGAAAcggtttttgtttcttttgatttccGCCGTATGGCGTTGTTGTTTTGCTTTGTGTCAAAATGTATTGTACAGTTTGTTTAGCGTACGAATTCATAATTGTGAATTAAAGCaatcttactcaattttatttaaatactagcttttgcccacggctccgcccgcgttataaagtttttcgggctaaagttttccgttataaaagtcacgctatatattttcccgggagcctatgttcttcccagggtctcaaactgtctccataccaaattttatcctaatacgttgggtagtttttgggtttaacacgttcaggcagactttgttttataatatatttttgtagaactttttaagaggaacaatcccgtcatacattattgttgcattagtttaaccgtttacgcaaaagaagctctcaaaacgaatcaattttcccgtttttgcaacatgtttcattactgctccgctcctattggtcatagcgtgatgatatatagcctatagcactccacgaacatagggctatccaacacaaaaagaatttttcagtttggaccggtagttcctgagattagcgcgttcaaacaaacaaacaaacaaactctttagctttatataatagtatagattatatatagcTGAAaggtggagccgcgagcaaaagctagtaatagtatagatagataatcaTAAGCTGACATGTGTCCGTGCGCGCCCGCAGGCACATAATGATCCGCGGCGAGAACACGTCGAAGgtgctgcgcgcgcgcgcgaGCGTCACGCGCGCGTTCCGCGAGCACTTCGGCGCGCGCCGCTACACCGAGGTCACGCCGCCCACGCTCGTGCAGACGCAGTGCGAGGGCGGCAGCACGCTCTTCAAGTTCTCCTACTTCGGGTCAGTGGACAGTGGACACACACCTGTACTACATGCATATGATGGATTGTGAAAGAAATAACTCAGGATTGTAAAACGATTAGtggatttattgagaacagtaaagactagacaatgacaaaaaagaagtatacaatttctaaatttaaagcatactgccagtactagctcacattggttgttattgtttggtttatactctttgcTACTACACAGTTTCAACAGCATACATAGTATCGtccctctatcccataggggtaggcagagactatggattgccactttgcacgattctggtatactcctctcgcttcctccactttcatcaatattttcatgcattcccgccggttcagggtattTTAGACTTgacctttactaagaatgtcagatatctgacattcgaaggttggGTGCAGTCGACGcataccggctcttccatccacattcacCTTATAAAagctctttgtcagtctcctgTAATCAATGCTCTCCAAATGCctaaaccaccttagcatacccttcCCAATTTTGGTAACTACATCCTCTGTCACTCCACACATATCCATCACCGTAGTATCCGCACTCTATCATTCATAGTCACCCCACATATgccttatttctttttatttattttttattgcttttaacaCTCTCATTTCATTACATTcttgtatatacattttaaatattgtatacactCACCACTTACACCAACTACAGTCATAGCAAAAATCATGAAAATCAATTTtacacagagagagagagagagaaagaaaATGAGTTCGCATTCAATTATTTCATGTTCTTTCTCTATCACTACAGGGAGCAAGCGTACCTGACCCAGAGCTCGCAGCTGTACCTGGAGACGTGCCTGGCGGCGATGGGCGACGTGTACTGCATCGCGCAGTCCTACCGCGCCGAGCAGTCCCGCACCAGGAGACATCTCGCCGAGTGAGTACTGCAACATCAATGTATAGGGATACAGCTGTAATTCCTTTGGTTTATGCATTTTCTTGTGTTATGAATATACAGTTCTTTTTTCCAGTTTGCAATCAGCCAAAAAAGGAGCTGAATGTATTcaaacccaatataatttttttctttatttaaaaaaaaacgattgtcgttaaaaatacaaaaatgttaaatctATGTTAAATTTTGAATCTGTACAAATACTTTCGTGCCTGACTGTACACACTCTTTTGCACAGCCAACAAGTTctaacttgtttatttttcatgaatCCTTTTCCCTACAATAAAGCAAATGTTTTCGACTTACGTGCGCACGCGCATAATTCACAagattctaatataaaaaaccctTTGTATCAACCAGGTACAGTCACGTAGAAGCGGAATGTCCGTTCATTACATTCGACGAACTCCTCGACCGTCTTGAAGACTTGGTGGTGGATGTGGTGGACCGGGTCCTGGCATCGCCTGAGGGACATCTGGTTTACGAACTCAACCCGAACTTCAAGGTTAGTCGATAGTAGAAAATGCTATCTCACGAGATTTTAGACCTAACCGAGATCTCGTGAGACCATGAATCCAGTCTCGCGAAATCTCGTGCTTTACGAAATCTCAACGAGATTGCATTCCCCAGTTGATAGAAACTTTCTCGCCTACACACCCACAACAactaagccaggatcagcagtggcacgcattttatgaaaccgagcagtgaagctcggcgagtcacagggaaaactaatttgtcattatcccgcaacgacattgatcaaatagaaagatagggagaagttagaaatatatacataaataataagctTACCCCTTTATCCCACAGAGGTTGATTAATGCCTAGGTCTATAACGCAAGGGGCCCCCATTCTATAGGGGCCAATCCAGTTTTGCAATTACAAGTATTCTATCCAAAGGACAGCTCCCATAACCCAATAGGtatgagaattaaaaaaatctcttattCACCTATATGGATGACAAAGCTGTACTTCGATTACAAcgaattactggtggtaggtctctcatatgtgaaagtcggcctgggtagataccaccgcaacgtatttctgccgccaagcagtagtgtgtcgctgttgtgttccagtttgaaggacattgtagccagtgaaactactggacataataagacttaacatctcatgtctcaaggatggcgagcgcagtggaatacaaaacaatactttgtaattcaaggtgttggatggtgtttctatgtttatgggcggtcgtatcgcttaccatcaggcgaacggcaagcttgtctcaccattcaatacaataaaaaaaatagttttttttatattgaagcAGTAATTGTGTTCAAAAATACAAACTTCTATGgtttatataactatttttatggattttgaTTGCAGAAACCCGAGAGGCCATTTAAACGTATGACGTACATCGAGGCTATAGAATACTTACGCGAACACAACATCACCAAAGAAGACGGATCCTTCTACGAGTTTGGAGAGGTAATCTAAAAAAAGATttgagtataatataatattttcagattttaaacacACTTACATTATTACTTATGTTCAATTTGAATCAAGATTCCGATGATCAAGAGCGTCTCCAGCCGATGGCcgggggcaagttgatatggagaatgagaaaagtattaattgtaggtaaagtcgagagcacatgttcctcccccACTCCTCTTCCggtttaacaataacatacagaGCGTAATTGTGCGTACGGAATATTATGAAATTGGTGGattcattcgagtttcgacATACAGAAATGATtgatcaagcaagtcaagtcaaagtcttaggactttggttgctttacattaagatttttttttagaatctatGGGGGGCAGTTGCCCTTCCCTGCCCCCCTTGACGACGCCCTAGCCGATGGTCAACTAAAACcccaaaattacttttcatcCAGGACATTCCCGAGATGCCCGAGCGTAAGATGACGGACGCCATCGGTGTCCCGATCCTGCTGTGCAAGTTCCCGGCGGAGATCAAGTCGTTCTACATGTCGCGCTGCCCGGAGGACCGCCGCCTCACCGAGTCCGTGGACGTGCTGATGCCCGGCGTCGGAGAGATCGTCGGCGGCTCCATGAGGATATGGGACCACGAGGAGCTCATGGAAGGTAGGCTACACCAACAACCACGCACACACACAAGCGCATATGCACGCACACTCACACACGCGAAATAGGACTGTTGAAGTATAGATACAATGTATTCTTATTGTATTGTGTAAGTTTATATAAGTTGTAATTTGCAACCAAAAGCGCCTAAAGTGCTCACCCAAAAGTtcgatgtatttttataagccgacccttaccaggctaacaaacgtatagtcaggtaaaaaaagttatatgcAGAGTAGTATCATAGAGACCAAACACTATCAACAAGCCTCCAAATCAATTCGCCTTTACATAAATCGAATGGAAAGATTAGCCAATGTGATGTGCCTATACTATAATAAAGCAGCTTCGCAAAAGTCTTTATTATCGCAATTCATAATTTCGATTGACGTGCCATTTAACAATGTACAAAACGCACAACACGACCTCTAACAGTATACACAAACACATATTTATGTGCGTGCGTATGTTTACAAATATTCTAGCATTTAGTTTTTGTTGGttggtggaaggatatattttatatccgctcggatagcgatcacagtacacaaggtgttaaaacccgccatatttttttttttaccgagCTGCCGTGGTTTTGACCAGGAGTACCCTGGGAACGGTGTACAGgcaatcccccggcttagcaaccacggcaatCCCTGTGAAGAGTTGGTAGGCCCTACCGTTACCACCGAGGGTGCCAGCGAACGGTACGCTGGCGAGCCACGGCTATCCGATCTCAGGGcctgggaggaagaagggagggaatagagtgaaggaagagaagaggaaggaggagTCCTCtcaggatagttggaagggagacggaagggaaatgttcgcgaacccttatggGCCTCAATGtatatttagcaaccatgaggcatgcacactgaactgtgtgcctagagtcgcggcaAATGAGCCCCCATGCATAGACGCCATCAAATGCACGCGCATTTAATGTGGAGACCAAGGGCACGAGAATTACCTCGAGTGgtaaacccgccatattggctcacgtaagtatgtcgcgttccggaatcagctcGTGTATATCTGTTTCcggcaggcataattgtgttgactgctgaggggtaatcatctctcgtcagtcgacattctattggaccccactccacttaccatcaggtgccacgcacaatggcccgacttttttacgggctaagtgcggaaaaaggagcccataaccataccatcaggtgcagtggggtaacTTTACCGTGCCGTGATCTAACACACACTTTTTCCCCAGGATACGCGCGCGAAGGCATCGACCCGTCTCCATACTACTGGTACACGGACCAGCGCAAGTTCGGCTCGGTGCCGCACGGCGGGTACGGGCTCGGGCTGGAGCGGTTCCTGTGCTGGCTCCTGGACAGATACCACATCCGCGAGGTCTGTCTGTATCCCAGATTCCTGGAACGTTGCACGCCTTAAACGCATTAGCCTGGCTGTCTATAAATGGTAAATTGATGACGGTTGAGTTTGGACCTTATGTCTTGgtgtatattgttattttggttTGATGTATAACTATCGCTTAACTGGTCAATGAACCtgctaaagaaatataaatctcGTTTGGTAATAAATAAGGTGTAGTATTGATTGTCATCGAATTACTCTTCGCATTTAAACTATCGCGTATTTTTTCTCTGGGGTTAAAGAGAAAGCATAATAGTTTCTAAGCGTTTATGAATGAGAAAGGCCACGGTATCTAAATATGTTTGTTATCTTAAGCTTTCATCGAAAAGTTATAATGGCAGTGCGACGCCATTTTATTTGCCAGTAGCGCCATCTATCTCGTACTTATAGAATAGGAACCAAAATGGCtacgtttttatttactaactagTTAGAATGGGATAAAAGTTTCGTAGACATTTTTATAAgagcaaattaaatatttttgtattgtcaaATGCGTTACAAATACTTGAAGGGTtccataaaattattgttgtctATTTGACACGAAATGCTTTGTGACAAGAAGGTTGgcgttttaaattattgtattttttcacCGATTTATCGTGTTTACTGATCTAGAATCGCGCCATGCTATTTAGAAATGAATTATTTCAGTTTCAAATTTTTTCATCCGACTATTACAAGGTAATCCCTTATTGGTTGAATCCCTAAACATCCTGGGACCTGTggaacaataaacaaaataaactatttatatgcATTGACCTTAAATTCGTGGTCgtcttattttcattttaaaatagtatgGTACGACTTTAATTCGAAAATCGATAGATTTCAAGTGAGTTTTCaaacatcatttatatttaagtcatttatgtttacattcatttaatataattaattgtgttTTGTACTTTCCACATATAGCCCAGTTATTCATTTATAGAAGCTAGAAATAAATCAAGTatgaccattttttttttattaaatatgttaacaaCAAAGCCACTAACAAGAATTGAGGCGTTATAGTATTCATAAAAGAATAAGCTAAAGTATTTAGTATTCATTACACGATATACAAAAAGAAAGTCACGTGCTGTCGTTTTCCATTTTGACACATTCTTGTCTATGATTACACTATTTACTATTGACAGTCTATACGCGCGATGTTCACATCGTATTTTAGTTCCGAATATGCTCACGTGGCGCTTTTCAAATTTCCattgaaaaatacttaaacgCGAACCATTATGTTTACTAACGTTACTATAACGCGTAAATTCGTGCTCAGGGTAGAATACAGTTAATTATGGAAAAAATCTAAAGTCGTTCACTGACAGTAGAGAGAACGAACATAAATTCCCAATCTTATTTTAATGATCTTAATGTTGATATTTCGTTGAAAAGAAAACTAGCTTACCGCACAATACTGTCAGTGTATGTCAttacgaaattaatttattgtcaaaaaaattaatttattttctgaattGTCAGGCTGTTTGCGTAgtcaaaaattgttttttacttaaattaaaattctgaaATGATCgacatgttttctttttatttatctctatTAGATAAGTcctaacgtattttatttttaagttatatgcCTAATAAAGTACAGCTAAATGTATCGGTCAGTTTTAAACCTTATCAAGTAAGGctagtaaaaacataaaattttttattgaaatgtatgTTAATTGGTTTggtgatatttataaatatttataacgagttatggaaattattaaattttgtaatttacttaGTCTTGATGTGTGAGGctaatattgcatttatttattcagatatTTAAAACAGGTCCAACCATGTATACCTTGCTTTAATAAGACACCAGCTGCATTTTATAACTTCAGACGATTTTGGTTCgcttttcaaataaacaatataatttcatttgtagttttattaataacccATAATAGAGCTGTATGTATCGTAGTGTCATATTGATTAAATACTTATCAATAAATTTggaaagagattttttttatggtttgaGGCTAATTTAAATACTGAAGAGATGTAAGTAATTCAACTTGGAATCATAGTGGCTAAAGGACTTGCTTTCTTCGATTAAAActacagataaaaatataacttatttattgagTAATCATACTCTTTGGTTACTAAAAATCATGACTTAGAGAATGAACTGAAAAACGCAAATTTGCCCATTCTATAAAACTCAGCTAtaaaatgacatatttatttctcttttcCATGATCAATGAATAAAAGACAACTAATTGGCGGAACTTCGTTTTATACAAATGTTAGCCGCACATTCACTCTATCTCTTTCACACTGAAAACATTTAACAGCATTCATTCTCTATGTCGATTCAATGagtattacagttttatattgaaGGTGTTCAAGGAAGCCATTCTGCGTCGGCTTCAAGAGGCCGTACTTCATAACCATTATGACTTATTGGCGGCTCGGTGAGATCCTCCTTGCTGCTGGCTACTTTGTGGTACACCTTCTTACCGGCGTCTACTACGTATTCTACACCATCGgctggaaaataatattacattattcagAGTGCTTCTTAATAAGTATCTAATATACGACaaaagtttgaaaaaaatatcaatatagcAGTACAGTTCAGTAAGTATTATTTCGTATAAAACTTAGTATCACAGTCAAAATGCTGGAAGTAATGAAACGTACGCATACATTCACATTTCTAATACGCTAAGAAATAAGACTAGTTTTTCTCGGGGCCCCGTCCGCAATCTTAAACtcattactcagtcgcagctcggaagCAGGAAGGTGGCAATGTGATACCCGCCGcctcctgcgcctgatctctcacTGGTCATGTCGGATAGCCGTTTCAccgtactatgagagtgaagatacagagagtgcttgtgtattgcgcaaacacttgtgccctataatatttcctgcgcaCCTGGATGATCTGGCCGCCGTGATCGAAAATTCGATTAGAAggtttcattcattcaattatCAAAGTACCGGATGGTAACTTACCGATGACTCCACCAGTCTTCCTGACCGCCTCGCCGATGTTGTGCGAGGAGAACGTATCAGGGTTGATATTGATGTTCACTCCCTCAGTGGCGCCGTCGGGATGTTTGGGGCAGTTGTTTTGGGAGATGATCGATAGATCGTAAGGATCAACGCCGAATGAGGACAGCTTCGTTCGCATCTGttgaaaaaaatagataaaggCATCTATTGTAAGCCACAACCTTTCGTCCGCTATCGATTTGATATAGCTATTCTTtcattatttaactttataatacgTAGTGGTATgatgcaatttaatcaaagctatttctttattactttatgaagattttaaaattaagtagtcCATCAGTAGTTCCTTTACCTTACTTCAGTATCTagcatttgtaattataatgcaCATGCACATATAAAACACATGCCTAAAGTTCATAaagtctatatttaaattaaaagcattA includes the following:
- the LOC115453901 gene encoding asparagine--tRNA ligase, cytoplasmic → MPDIENLTLGEIYTSDKNGSDETGDGTKEKPFKTILKAMHHAGKEPFPTIYTDAKEDGKDYEVAAKSQLKKIQKIWVRENYKAADKAKAEDENNEKRLQNLEEAKKVVIEEDKSLPQAKIVKISETGDYRGQRVCVRGWVHRLRRQGKALMFVTLRDGTGFLQCVLHGALCQTYHALVLSTESSVSFKGKLEQVPEGKTAPGGHELAVDYWELIGLAPPGGADAILNEEALPDVQLDNRHIMIRGENTSKVLRARASVTRAFREHFGARRYTEVTPPTLVQTQCEGGSTLFKFSYFGEQAYLTQSSQLYLETCLAAMGDVYCIAQSYRAEQSRTRRHLAEYSHVEAECPFITFDELLDRLEDLVVDVVDRVLASPEGHLVYELNPNFKKPERPFKRMTYIEAIEYLREHNITKEDGSFYEFGEDIPEMPERKMTDAIGVPILLCKFPAEIKSFYMSRCPEDRRLTESVDVLMPGVGEIVGGSMRIWDHEELMEGYAREGIDPSPYYWYTDQRKFGSVPHGGYGLGLERFLCWLLDRYHIREVCLYPRFLERCTP